A genomic window from Streptomyces sp. NBC_00234 includes:
- a CDS encoding inositol monophosphatase family protein, producing the protein MITSNAGRDDTEIAIAAVRAGADVVRGMYGRRLTRIDKGAGDFATTADVEAEKAILGVIRAARPDDAVLGEEGGQQGASGAVRQWLVDPLCGTLNYAVGSMLVAVNVALRDGAAAVADPFADEVFFTDGETARVRRNGTDAPLVPTSATGLVDVNLDPPFPGAPGFRAVDLLAHPGFVERFRPRVVSTTLAVAWVAAGKRAAYVTDGGDLSGSVHFAAGIALCRAAGCVVTGIDGAPAGPGGRGLVVAADAETHGLLMSMIRGREAT; encoded by the coding sequence ATGATCACCTCAAACGCAGGCCGGGACGACACCGAGATCGCGATAGCCGCCGTACGGGCCGGCGCGGACGTGGTGCGGGGCATGTACGGCCGTCGGCTCACCCGTATCGACAAGGGTGCCGGGGACTTCGCCACCACCGCCGATGTCGAGGCCGAGAAGGCGATCCTCGGCGTCATCCGTGCAGCCCGGCCCGACGACGCGGTGCTCGGCGAGGAGGGCGGGCAGCAGGGCGCCTCCGGGGCGGTGCGCCAGTGGTTGGTCGATCCCCTGTGCGGCACGCTGAACTACGCGGTCGGCTCCATGCTCGTGGCCGTCAACGTGGCCCTGCGCGACGGGGCGGCGGCCGTGGCCGACCCGTTCGCCGACGAAGTCTTCTTCACCGACGGAGAGACCGCCCGGGTACGGCGGAACGGGACCGACGCACCGCTGGTGCCCACCTCGGCCACCGGCCTGGTGGACGTCAATCTGGACCCGCCCTTCCCGGGCGCTCCCGGCTTCCGGGCGGTGGATCTGCTGGCCCACCCCGGCTTCGTCGAGCGGTTCCGGCCACGCGTCGTGTCCACAACGCTGGCGGTGGCCTGGGTCGCGGCGGGCAAACGCGCCGCGTACGTCACCGATGGCGGCGACCTGTCCGGGAGCGTGCACTTCGCCGCCGGGATCGCGCTGTGCCGGGCCGCCGGCTGTGTGGTCACGGGGATCGACGGGGCCCCGGCCGGACCGGGGGGCCGCGGACTCGTCGTGGCCGCCGACGCCGAGACCCACGGGCTGCTGATGTCGATGATCCGGGGCCGGGAAGCCACGTAA
- a CDS encoding cold-shock protein, with protein MASGTVKWFNAEKGFGFIEQDGGGPDVFAHYSNIAAQGFRELQEGQKVNFDVTQGQKGPQAENITPA; from the coding sequence ATGGCCAGTGGAACCGTGAAGTGGTTCAACGCGGAAAAGGGCTTCGGTTTCATCGAGCAGGACGGCGGTGGCCCTGACGTGTTCGCCCACTACTCGAACATCGCCGCCCAGGGCTTCCGCGAGCTCCAGGAAGGCCAGAAGGTGAACTTCGACGTCACTCAGGGCCAGAAGGGCCCGCAGGCGGAGAACATCACCCCCGCCTGA